One region of Pseudomonas sp. B21-040 genomic DNA includes:
- a CDS encoding septal ring lytic transglycosylase RlpA family protein: MKHLLGACALLALLAGCASNDIVDPHGYDKTGTASFYGAKHQGKRTASGERFDKNSMTAAHRQLPFGTRVKVTNLNNDKSCVVRINDRGPHTRGRLIDLSHAAAERLGMVKSGTAKVRVQALDD, translated from the coding sequence ATGAAACATCTGCTCGGCGCCTGCGCCCTGCTCGCTCTGCTGGCCGGTTGCGCCAGCAACGATATCGTCGATCCACACGGCTACGACAAGACCGGCACGGCGTCCTTTTACGGCGCCAAACACCAAGGTAAACGCACCGCCAGTGGCGAGCGTTTCGACAAGAATTCCATGACCGCCGCCCATCGCCAGCTACCCTTTGGCACGCGGGTGAAAGTCACCAATCTGAACAACGACAAGTCCTGCGTGGTCCGCATTAACGACCGCGGGCCACATACCCGTGGACGTCTGATCGACCTGTCCCATGCAGCCGCGGAGCGCTTGGGCATGGTCAAGAGCGGCACCGCCAAGGTTCGCGTGCAAGCCCTCGACGACTGA
- the gatB gene encoding Asp-tRNA(Asn)/Glu-tRNA(Gln) amidotransferase subunit GatB — protein sequence MQWEVVIGLEIHTQLTTRSKIFSGSSTTFGSEPNTQASLVDLGMPGVLPVLNQEAVRMAVMFGLAIDAEIGQHNVFARKNYFYPDLPKGYQISQMELPIVGKGHLDIAMEDGTIKRVGVTRAHLEEDAGKSLHEEFNGATGIDLNRAGTPLLEIVSEPDMRSAKEAVAYVKTVHALVRYLGICDGNMAEGSLRCDCNVSIRPKGQVEFGTRCEIKNVNSFRFIEKAIISEVQRQIELIEDGGKVIQQTRLYDPNKDETRPMRSKEEANDYRYFPDPDLLPVVIEDSFLDDVRATLPELPPQKRERFQEQFGLSVYDASVLATSREQADYFEKVASIGGDAKLAANWVMVELGSLLNKQGLDIEDSPVSAEQLGGMLLRIKDNTISGKIAKVVFEAMANGEGSADEIIDKRGLKQVTDTGAISAVLDEMLAANAEQVEQYRAADEAKRGKMFGFFVGQAMKASKGKANPQQVNELLKSKLEG from the coding sequence ATGCAATGGGAAGTCGTGATCGGGCTGGAGATTCATACCCAGCTCACCACCCGGTCGAAAATCTTTTCCGGTAGTTCGACCACGTTCGGTTCCGAGCCGAACACCCAGGCCAGCCTGGTAGACCTGGGCATGCCCGGCGTACTGCCGGTGCTGAACCAGGAAGCGGTGCGGATGGCGGTAATGTTCGGTCTGGCGATTGACGCCGAGATCGGCCAGCACAACGTGTTCGCCCGTAAGAACTACTTCTACCCGGACCTGCCCAAGGGCTACCAGATCAGCCAGATGGAATTGCCGATCGTCGGCAAGGGCCACCTGGACATCGCCATGGAAGACGGCACGATCAAACGTGTCGGCGTTACCCGTGCGCACCTGGAAGAAGACGCCGGTAAAAGCCTGCACGAAGAGTTCAACGGCGCCACCGGCATCGACCTGAACCGTGCCGGCACGCCGCTGCTGGAAATCGTCTCCGAGCCGGACATGCGCAGCGCCAAGGAAGCCGTGGCTTACGTCAAGACGGTCCACGCACTGGTGCGTTACCTCGGCATCTGCGACGGCAACATGGCCGAAGGCTCGCTGCGCTGCGACTGCAACGTGTCGATCCGTCCAAAGGGCCAGGTTGAATTCGGCACCCGCTGCGAGATCAAGAACGTCAACTCGTTCCGTTTCATCGAGAAGGCGATCATCAGCGAAGTGCAGCGCCAGATCGAGCTGATCGAAGACGGCGGCAAAGTGATCCAGCAGACCCGCCTGTACGATCCGAACAAGGACGAAACCCGTCCGATGCGCAGCAAAGAGGAAGCCAACGACTACCGTTACTTCCCCGATCCAGACTTGCTGCCAGTGGTCATCGAAGACTCGTTCCTCGACGACGTGCGCGCGACCCTGCCTGAATTGCCACCGCAAAAACGCGAGCGCTTCCAGGAGCAATTCGGTCTGTCGGTCTACGACGCCAGCGTGCTGGCCACCAGCCGCGAGCAAGCCGATTACTTCGAGAAAGTCGCGAGCATCGGCGGCGACGCCAAACTGGCGGCCAACTGGGTGATGGTCGAGTTGGGCAGCCTGCTCAACAAGCAAGGCCTGGACATCGAAGACTCGCCGGTTTCGGCCGAGCAACTGGGTGGCATGCTGCTGCGCATCAAGGACAACACCATCTCCGGCAAGATCGCCAAGGTGGTGTTTGAAGCCATGGCGAACGGCGAAGGCAGCGCGGACGAGATCATCGACAAGCGCGGCCTCAAGCAAGTGACCGACACTGGCGCGATCTCGGCGGTGCTGGACGAAATGCTCGCCGCCAATGCCGAACAGGTCGAACAGTACCGCGCGGCAGACGAAGCCAAACGCGGCAAGATGTTCGGCTTCTTCGTCGGCCAGGCCATGAAAGCCTCCAAAGGCAAGGCCAACCCGCAACAGGTCAACGAATTGCTCAAAAGCAAGCTCGAAGGCTAA